TCTAAGTAGCATCGGTCATTTCATTTGTCCATTTATTCATTCTTCCCTAGCAGAGACCCATGAAACAATTTACCACAAACATAACTGACAAACTTCATTGCAGGATGCTTCCCCATCCTTCCCCCAGTTCATATCTTTATTACTGGGCTGCGATTTGTTCCCTGCTGGTGCGTCTcaattgcttctttttattatgCTTAAGGGCAATAAAATCTGCCGGCTATTCCTGTGAACCATGACAATCTAATTAACAGCACTTTGAAAAGTGCAGCTAATGCCATGTTTGCAAACTGCAGCgcttttatattttcatgtctttcaacttttcttttttaattaagcatCTTTCATACTAACTCTCATGTATGGTACTGTTCAGTAGACGTGCAGGATCCATTCACCACTGTCTCAAATTTTCCCTCCGTAGGAAGCAGAGACCCCACGTAGTGTACTTGAAGAAATTGGATTGACATAAGTCTTCACTTCAGCTGATGACATCTCAGTGTTTCATACTGTAAATGTTCACTGCCTTCATTGTAATGTTTAGCTAATGGTGTAAGATGCTGTTTGTCAGTATTACTGTTTTGCTAAGCTGCTTCATTCAGGCCTACAAGGGAAATACTCCTTtgaaaagggaacaagaaattCAAGGCCAAAAATCATAAATGAAAGGGAATTAGATTTAAATTGACTCAGTGTCTCTTCTCACTGcatttataggaaaaaaaaatgcatttaatttcaataaGCGTACTGTTTTTATAAGCAAATGActtcaggaaataaatgtaTCATTGACATAGCATATCTAAATGAAAAGAATACATGGACACCTTCAAGTATGAAATGTTGTAGAAATTGTGTTTATGCAACCAAAGACTTTCTGTTCATCTGCATTTTTAGTCAATAGTTGcagtaattctgcttttttttttttcagttaatgcATTATGATTGGAAATAACTGTTTACTTCTGAATTTGCCATTATACCAAAGAATCCTGTTAGGATCTGCATATCCAACTGGTTAAAACTGTTAAGGTGACATTGCTTTTTGCAAGAACGCTGCAAACTGATCATTTACTAGCAGTGAAAGTGTATTTACATGTAATTATCTTGATCAAAACTGTGCAAGTTACTATATTAAAAAGGGAATGCATGTACttgagaaaaaatatcaaaataggGAAACTATTTTTAAACCAGTAGTGGCTTGCtctgaacagaaacacaaaaaaggaAGTAGCCTTTTTGACTGTATAGAGAGGTACATAATGAAAATAGGATACTTTTGAACATGGGAACTTTACGAAAGGGAGTTTTTATGGTTTTCTTTTGAACTCtacaaattaatttgtatttattcgTGTTTTGTAGTTATGCTTAAATGGGTGCATCAGCACCTTTAAGAAAAAGTGTCAGCTTAATTTTGACTACTTTTCTTGACTTACACCTTTCACATGTGACACATCCCTTAAAAACTGTGCAGTAGAACCAACTAATTTGCAGTGAGAATTTTGTATACTACATTCATTGCAAATTGGGTAAAGTGATATGAAGTAATTGTTGGACGTTTCTTGCAGACTCTCAGAAGTTGTACATTGGAACTCTTTCACTTGAAGAAATTTGATGTATGCTTTTGAGTTCTGAGAAGGTAGTGGCACACTTTGGAGTAGCAGAgtgctgctgtgtctgtgcaTGGTCCCTGAGAATGctcagctttgtttctttctcttcctacCCCAGTGACTTCACTGTAGAATTCAAGTAGCGCCATACGCGTTTTCACAAAACTTAGCTTTGGCGTTGTTGCTGGAAGCAGTTACGTGGTGCTAGCACAAGCAGTTACACAGCCAGCTGGAGAGCTAGACTGATGGCTCAATCTGATCTAGACTAAATGCAACCCACCAGCAAAGGGTTGGCACTGACACTTGTTCCCTGATCCAGATCCCAGTAgaggtgctggtggcagcagaggggctggccAAGGCAGAAGCGGGCTGGGTCTGGGGCTGCACGCTTCAGTGGCCATGCCAGAGTGGAGCCTAAGAACTCGCAGCATGCAAACTCGTCCATTTAAGCCATTTCTGGCATTTAAATATACCAGATTGCTAGAGACCATGTTTAACGAAAGGCACACAGAAGCAGTCATTTGCATTTTCCCAGCGCACAACGGCAGGGATAGATGAGGTTCAGGCGGTGTTAGAAGGACCCTCGGTGTGAGATTGAAGTTGTGAAATTACCTTAAGTCAAACCTGAAGCGATTTCCTCtgtattaaacatttttaaagtttacaCTGTCACTTGTATGTGCTTGGCTGGGTTAAGCTTTGTTGTGATTGTGACAAATAAACTGTTTGACCTTTGTTGTACTGTCCCATTGGTTTAGTTGTAATAAATGTCCATTTTTACACCGTTGCTTTGTGCTTACATGTAATTAGTTCTGATTTTTTgcagggggggaaaaaaaggctacTCAGTGcgagcttaaaaaaaaaaagagggaaattttATTACAGTGCTTAACTTGCTCTTGAgcactttattaaaaaatgtgcGAGAATACTGTGTCCAAGATTAGTTATTTACATCCATTTTAATTCTACAGAAAGCAATAAATTAGCAAGTTCTTTGGAAGGCTTATCACATTAAACATGGAATTGATTAGGAGGGATGGTAAAGTGATGCGGTAGTCCCacttcatttgaaattaaaccACGTACTGCTGGCTGAGAGATGGTTCTAGATGATACAAACTCGCTAGTCAGTTCCTCAAATGGAATTGTTAACGTGGCTGTGCAACGTTCACAATCTTACAATCCTAGTTTCAGCCCCAAATTTCTCCTGGCTAAtctgctttccagctttctAGAAGAATGGAACGCACTTGATGTTACCAGCAACAGCATGGGGAAAACTTATTGTCTTCGGGCATTTCTTATATCTAATGTGGaagtaaaattttgtttcttaagctTCCCATCTTAcctagagaaaaacaaaaagagaagcgGAAGCATCTGGTGGACTTTCTAGATGGTTTAGGTAAAGGATTGTTGGCTTGAGTGTCTTCAGTGTTACCATGGAATCTTTGTCTTTAAGTTGAAGAGACCTTCCTAAAtgtctgctgttctttttgAGTCAACACTGTAATGATGGTCACGCTGCGGCTGCCTTTGCCTGTTTACCATGTTCATGGGCTATGCCTGTACAGCTTGCCTTCCAGTCAGTCTCATAGTTTTCTGAACTGTAATTTGTCAAAGTTACCGTTCATATATTTATCTGTCAGGGACAGATGCTGCACTCAGCTGATGCATCAGAGCTGAATAAAAGGATGGACAGGATAATAGGgtgttattttaattacagcaaGCTTaacagtgaaagcaaaaatCAGTGGCACTCTTTAAAAGCATAATTTACGTTCCtatatcatttaattttttgaCTAGCGTAGACTTTCACATTCTGTAAGAAGTGCTGATTCAGGGCAGGAAGTAAGAGCATCTCTGAGCAGGctcttgcatttcttctgaaagccaTTACTTTGTGCAGCCCAAGGATGCTGCTACTGGTACAGGTATTTAAGTACACTGAATGTGGTAATGCACAGCCAAATCTCAGAAAGACATCCTATTGAAGGATGTGAAGCTGAAAAAGTTACTTAGAATACATTTCAGACTGTCTGTTTCCATCAACAAGGGAAAGACCTTCATCCGTGCTTGTTGCCTCCTCACAAAAATGGATGCCTTGCATTCAGCATGTGAGCATGGGCAAGTCCTCCTGCCACCCATGTGATAATGGCTACTCAGCAAGTGTGGCAACCGTGCTGGGAAGGAAAATGACTTCAGAGCAGTCACCAGCACAAAGCCGAAGGCATGCTGCTTTCCCAGGTGCTCAAGTGCCACTGGGTAGTCATACTGCTGGTGCTTAAAGTAGCCCCTGCCCCCTCTTAGCAGCAttcccttctgctgcaggaaaCCTGCTCTTACTGTCTTGAAACATTTTGGGTAAGCACCTGGAGTTGGATGAGTTCTATGAAGTAGTTGGACTTTCACATTCCATTTCCTTCTCCGTGACCTTACTCCTTCCACAGGAGAACAGTCAGAGCAGCGCCTGCTCCCCATCCTGACCTCCTCAGCTGGCCAGCCCTGCCAGGAGGGCCTTGCTGCTCCCCTAACCCCCTTCTTGCAGCTCTTCTGTAAATAATGCTTTCGTAATCAAAATCCAAAGCGCTTTAGTGATACTTACAAACTTCATAATCAAGTTCGAAAGCCACTGCTTTAAGCAgccattcaaaaaataaaagcacacatAAAACTCGACTGCTGTTAATTCACTTTACGTGGTCCTCCTACGTGGATTACGCAGAATAGCGCAAAGTGGGAACAAGCTATTCCTTGCAAATCTAAATCCATCCTGCATTCTTCTGGGCTTTTCCCCTTTGGAAAAAGAAGCTTAACGTTTAGGAATTTCAGTTGCCTTGTCTCTTCAGAATAAATAGCTCGCTCGGCtaataaggaaacaaaaccatgCATACGACACTACTTAAGATTATGAAATAGggaaaacaacactgaaatagATGAACTCTTAAGTTTGAAAACCGGTTGAATTCCAGGTTTCATGctaccaaaagcaaacaaaatgtcaGATCTGCAGCACTTGTTTCAGTGTAATAAGCAGACGGCACGTGAAACTGAATAGTTACAGCTACCAGTCCTACAGCGCACAGGTACAGCCAGAAAGTTTGGATCCAGAtcccaagaaaaaaagctgaaggttCAGCCATTGGAGTAGcagaaataaagcacatttaaaTGTTACATGCATCTCtgagcaagttttttttttttattataagaacttttctttaaaaaaaaaaaaatacagctgctcAGCTTCCCAGATCCCATTACAAAACCGTGGGGACAAGGAGCCTTATTACCTGTGGAATTCTCACGTGGGTTTTAGTTGGCCCACGGTTTCTAATCCTACAGAGGTCCGCTTCACTTATTTCACCCGGCTTGTCACAGATGTCACAAAATCAGCATCCCACCACACCCGTCTCGCTTCTGGTCGAGCTTGGTCGTTTATTTCCCTCAAGATAATCCTCAGCAACAGCCTGCCACATGACACGGGCTATACAGCACACTACAGCTACCATAAATCTGCTTTTCTACCCAAGAGCCTCAAGCAGCAGGCTGGTCCACCAGAAAGCCGGTTGTGGGAAGCAAGGCAGCACCAGTGACGTGAGGATCTAAGTGGCCCGTTAGCGATGCATCGCAGCAAGCGGGAAACGCCAGTTCAGCTGCATGAGTTTGCCACGCTCAGCATAAGTACCCCAACTAGACAAGTGAGCATCCATGAGAAAAGAGAAACCCTGGGGAAAAATCTGTACGGTTTAGTCAGAAAAGATACGCCATGAGAAACCGGTTGTCACAAATTtctcaaaatataatttaaaacttAGTGCTGTCCATTGAAATAGGCCTTTCGGGTGAAGTTATAATTACTTCAAAAGTTCTGCTATTAGATTACAATTTCTATATCTGTTAATAACTAAAGCATCTAATCAAATTAACTAAGCTACCGTTCTGCCTACAGTTATGACAATATATAGTGGAAGTTGGGTTTGAACTGAACCACAATATATAACACTTTCGTTGTGTTACTCCATAGCGGACAACAGTTGTTAtacatgaaagaagaaaaaagtatcaTCAGCATGCTAGGTGCAATACgcatttagaaaagaaaaaaataattatatatatatatgtatatatatatataataaccAGAAGCAATGTTCATCCACTCTTAActatcttggaaaaaaaaaaatgctgtgaggAATGCTATAGTGAGTTTGGATGTCCAGATTTTTGATGGGACTTTACGTTGTACTGCTGAATCACCACAAAGATCTATTTGGGAGCATTTCATGCCGACTTTAGGCTTCTTGGAACCGTCCCCTGAAGGCAGGAGTCCCAAATTCTCTGGAGAGGCTGAAGAGAGGGAGGTATCTCTGCGCACAGTTCAGGGCACCTGCACCTTACGTACCACAAACTGCTCTCTCCGCGTACGTACAGATGCCTTAAGTGCCTAAGTTAAATACCTATAGATAAACCGGGTGAAGTACAGTCCATTTAACAGCacaaatctttcatttaaaagagaGATATTTATAAGGACTTTGCTAATTGCAAGTACTTTGCTAACACAGCTGTCATTTCAAGAAAGCTTTATCCtgataacttcatttttatgtacCCTACTCTCCGCCCTGGCTGTAGGGGAGCTAGGCAGTAGGGTGCCTTAAACTGCTTGTAATACAAGCCTAAAAAGGGCTTCAAATCAAGTCCTcatctcagaaaagaaacaaacaaaccctgaAGTATGATTTCAGGTATAAACCTTTCAGTTCCTTTAGCCACTCTGCAACATCTCTGCGGTCATCTTGAGCCTTTACAACTACATCTGCCTGTTTAGTGACCAGATTTACATTTTCCTACCACTCCACCGTAGGTTAGGCAGGTGGTTTTCAGCTACAAATGGCATGCAACTAAGAGGTATGCAAactattttctgtcttcagtccAGGATTACAAGTGCACGGTCTCCCCTTTTACTTGGGGATTAAGGTACTGAATAagttggttgatttttttttttttttgtgtacttCCTACTTGGTTTTAGTCTACTGCAATCCCTACAGGCAATTAGCTCAGCAGCTCAGtcatgggagagaaaaaaatccaacacttATGACCACAAAGCTTCTACTGGGCAACTATTGTACAATCAAACTGTGAAGTCTTTTTAGATCCCTTTTCTCCAAGCATAAGATGATTATATTACTTTGTCTAGAACGAAAATTCCCATAAACATTCGGTAAACATAAATGGCTCTCTTTTACACAGACTTCAATTTGCAGTATGCTGTCGTGCAAATTTACAGCACACTAGCTGTTCTGTACTAACTCCTTACAGGGACAGTAAACACTTAACACACACATAACACAGGCATAAGCATATACCAAAAAAGCTTTACTTCTTTCTATTTTGTACTCGGTATGCATCCATGTGTTGCAGTAGTTCGGAGGGACAGAGTAGCTAGAGTACTTGACATTTACACCTTATATAGGACTTTTAACTTTCTGAAGCTTAGCACACAGTAAACTAGGGTCCTTTATtaggaagaaacattttgatgTGCAAGAACACTTTATTTGCGACTCAAACGAATCTGGTGCCCTATTGGAAAGGTTTCTTTGTCAGCTCTACATTTGATCAATTAGcaatttctaaaattatttctcaCTTTGTTTTGGGAGTTTCactatttcttcctctgctgctcgATCTCTTTCTGCCCCTACTCCTGGATCGAGAGGAACTCCGACTCCTGCTCCGACTGCGTGTTCGACTGTAACTTCTGCTGCGACTGCgtcctctcctctttctccctctgctgCGTGACCTCCTCCTTTCTCGACTCCTTGACCTGCCAGACCGGCGCCTTCTCTTGTTTTTGCGGCGATTCTTTTTTCTCTCGGATTCCCCATTTCTCCGGTAAGAATGATCTGGGCTCGGGCTGCCCCTTCTCCTTGACCGGCCGTAATAGTCATCACGATGGCTCGatctgtttctcctttcagaGTTTTTAGACAACTGATTAGTCCGTTCCGGAGAAACGCGTATGTCTCTATTGGCCTCCCAGAACTCATTGTTTGGATTTTTGAATACATGAAGAAAGTTGCAGTGCTTCCCTCTTGGACACTTCTGCCTTTCAAATAAGCCTGCAACAGATTAGGGTTGCTTTTTTACGAACCAGATCTATTAAAGCTTCATTACGCACTTACTGGAAAGAAACTTACTGAACTGAGTTTTGcttcttcaaacagaaaaacatgtatGTGAACACTTATTTTACccaagattatttttatgatatGTACTTTTCTTGGAATTAACTTTTTAACATATGTTTAAGATGGCTATTTATGCTTTAGCgtaaaacagtttttttaataaataattttattagcCTAAACTTTCAAAGAATGTACATATAGAGAAGTCAAATGCAATAGTAACTGCTAAGAACTGTTGATGTTTGAGACACTAttgttgcttttgaaagagATAAATTGCTATTTTCTGCACTTCCACCTtataattgttattattttgaaagctggggtcaaagttttcttttccagcccaTGGCAAATCTACTAGGATGATATGAACGCTTACATCATATGGCACAAATATTCCCTTTCCTTCCTAGATCTACGCAAGCAAATAAGCATATTtgtctttgaaacagaaatgaatgtaaACTGAAGCACTGGATGAATCAAAGCAACCGCTTATCTCCCTCTTTTTCACTTCTAAACCAACTCTTTCGATACCACACATTCTATTTTCCGAGTGTTTACGCAACTCACCACAAATAGCAGTTTTCCATCTTGTCACAGGACAAAATTCACAATGAAGCTGCCGGCCTGCGTACCATCGGCCACTGAATAGAGCAAGAGCTGCCTGGCAGtccttttccctttaaaaagcaaaaaatacccAACATAACCAACATGCAGCATTATCACCGTACAATCGTTTTGGATGTTATTTCCCAGTTTTCGGCTCTCATTACACAGTATGAGAATAAATCATTTGGATTACACAGTTTTCATTACTGGGCTTTGTAGTTTAGTTCTGCAACGTGGTAAGATTGTGAATACTCACGTCTGATACTGGACATACACATTTCCTCGGAGGTGAGGCTCATAGTTGCAGCTGACCTAAGGAGATTGAAACATTACATTAGGGCAATGGAAGGCTCATGCTATACAGCATCTCACACATGTTGAGTTGGCAGCCATTCTGATTTATGACAGCACATCAGTGTGAACttgcacattattttcttttgaacacAGTTTTAGTCAAATACAaggtttagaaaacaaaaatgcctgctttatttttgtatgtttccAGCATTTTGCTCTGATTGACATTGCGACCTCTGTTTCAGTCTACAAGGCAGCTTGTGTTCAGTTGTCTTGCACTGAAGTCTGGGTCAACCTTACTCTGCAACAGCAAAATACTGCTCTGAAAACAACTAGTAGTATCCCCGTGAGGAAACATGGGGTTCACTATGTAAAAGAATCTTTAGAACAATCTACCTTCACAACTTCTCTGTGAGATGAGTTAAAGAAGTTGAAACCACTCACattcacatttctgaaacacCACTTTTCATAATAATTTAGCATTCAAAAACATACAATTTGACTTTCCTAAAGCCTGTTACTGGTTACTAAGGATTCTCAGACAATTGGCCCCAAGCAGGCAAGAACCCAAACAGCCAGGCCTCAGGCCCGGCCTCTTTTGCATCCAGGCCTCTTCCAATATCTGCCCCAAGTGAGGCAAGCAGCTTTTTCTATCACTGTACCTCCCTGACCCCCAAAGAATAACACCCATGCGCGCTGGATTAGGCAAGGGCTTCAAAGACGAAAACAAGCAgttatataattaaatattacaGAATAAACAGTCGTACTATTCAAGATAAGTAACAATGTCAGTGCAAGAACAAGTAAGAATGACATCACGATAGGCATGTCTGgttgggaaaagagaagaagcaTGTCTTGTCAAGACCTGCCAGATTCTGGATTAGCTTCCTAAAAAGAACAATAAGAATAAAACCTTATAGCATGTTGGAAATGGAAGTCAGTTGAAAGAGGGATGTGCATAACATGAGTCTAAATGGTAGCAGAGACTCAACTCTATCTGTTAAGATCCTGGCAGCCGACACCTAATTCCTAAGCATCTCTAATAAAACAAGAACACctctgaaaaatcaaattagAGTTGCACAATTGCTTCATATGCTAAGAAACCCTAGACTAGAAGCTCTTAGCTCATTATTAGCCACAGGGACGGAAGTACATGCAACTTAGCAGATAGCTGCATGTAACACAATCAAGATACTACCTTAAGAATGTGAGTTTGATGGTAAGACTGTGTTTAAATCCACTCTCCGTTGGGAATCTGCATCTCGTCTTCTAGAATATCCCTTGCTAATATCCCTTGAGTCAAAGTATGGGGGTGGGCAGGATAGTCATCCAAGTGAAGGTTTCTTTATTACAAAAGTCACTGAGAATTCACTGATATTACTTAACTTTCCTCTTGCTTGAAATGCTAGTACAATCTCTGTCCTCAGGCAGCTGCcaatacagagaaacaaaaggagaaaaggcacTGCATGCCTCCTGGTGACTGCAGAAAATCACTTGGCAGTGGCAAGCAGAAAGGGATGCTTTGCTAAGTTCTGTTACGAGGAGATTCCACCATCCAAGCCACGCATTTTAGTACAACGAGGTATCATTCATCTCGAGGTCTATATTTACAGGTCcctcatttttcctcattagaAATCATAAtctttataggaaaaaaaaaaaatcaggaaaccAGATGCAGAAACTAAGGGTGGATGACAAATCTCAACACCATTTACATAGCATCTTTACAAGATGGCCAGTAAAAATTAATTCCTGCTGCCGAAGTATCTACTACCTTGTACTTTGAGTTTATTTTATCACATCAGTTCTACAGTGACACTGCTTGGGTGTATACTCCAAATACATTATCATCATACCTTTGGTGTAGTTCTAAGTGGCACTGTGACAGTAAGTGGCAGTAGCCCATATATCTTTACATTGTGTAACAGTCTTAATCCATGGCCCCTCTGGGCTTATTACAGGCTAAGTAGAGAAGGGATTGTGATGGATTCTTATTCTGTATGAATATATGGCAGTATAAAAGCACAAGCTTTTATAACAGATCAGGAGAATGGGAGAGAAGATTCTGAAAGCTCTGTAAGAGTACTGAGAAGTTTACAGGCGTCATGAGAGATGCACAGTTGGAGTAGACACAATATAGTTCTCTAAGTACATGGGATTTACCTAGACCATACTGCACAGAATTCTCCAAAGGCTAGTAAAACACAACTGACATGGTATATGTTCAAAACTTACAAGCTCTTACACCCATATGCATACCTTGAATTGAACAACTTTGCCCACATTCTGAAACTCAGGGAGCACGTCCTCGTAGAACTCTAGGAACTGCTGGTAGGTCTCCTCGTCACTGTACTCGAGACTCGCATCGGTGTCGTAGTCATCCCTTCGACACTGCTCCATGCCAAAAGT
The Numida meleagris isolate 19003 breed g44 Domestic line chromosome 1, NumMel1.0, whole genome shotgun sequence genome window above contains:
- the ZRSR2 gene encoding U2 small nuclear ribonucleoprotein auxiliary factor 35 kDa subunit-related protein 2; the protein is MAAPMLLPESPLGKLSHQKYRAILKKEKRKKKRQALAKLRDSEATEKDESVSEEEEEELEEEEDEEEEKKLEAERQKLHEQWLLREEKAQEEFKLKKEKEEAARKRQEEEERKIKEEWEEQQRKEREVAQQKQQEKREREAAVQKMLDQAESQLENGVTWHNPEPPENIGTEKDRANCPFYIKTGSCRFGDRCSRKHNYPTSSKTLLVRGMFITFGMEQCRRDDYDTDASLEYSDEETYQQFLEFYEDVLPEFQNVGKVVQFKVSCNYEPHLRGNVYVQYQTEKDCQAALALFSGRWYAGRQLHCEFCPVTRWKTAICGLFERQKCPRGKHCNFLHVFKNPNNEFWEANRDIRVSPERTNQLSKNSERRNRSSHRDDYYGRSRRRGSPSPDHSYRRNGESERKKNRRKNKRRRRSGRSRSRERRRSRSRGRKRRGRSRSRSYSRTRSRSRSRSSSRSRSRGRKRSSSRGRNSETPKTK